The DNA segment GCGGGAGTCCTCATCTCAGCGCTGGCCTTCGAGCTGGTCGACGAGGCCGAGCGCTCCGGCGGCCTCACCGCGACGGTGGTGGGGTTCCTCGCCGGAGCCGTGGTCTACGTGGCCGCCAACGCGGTCCTGGCCCGGTTGGGCGCACGCCACCGCAAGCGCTCCGGTGACCAGCAGCCCAGCGAGGACGACGACTCCGGCAGCGGCGCCGCGATCGCCGTGGGCGCCCTGCTCGACGGCGTGCCCGAGTCTGTGGTGCTCGGCCTGTCGCTGCTCAGCGGGGCCGGGGTGGGCGTGGGCGTGCTCGCCGCCGTGTTCATCTCCAACGTGCCCGAGGGCCTGTCGAGCGCGGCGGGCATGCGCCGCGCTGGTCGCAGCGCCCGCTACGTGTTCGGCGTCTGGGTGGGCATCGCCCTGGCCAGCGGACTGGCGGCGATGCTCGGCGCCCTGCTGCTCGACGGCGCCTCCGACCAGCTCGTCGCGGTCATCACGGCAGTGGCCGCCGGCGCGATCCTCGCGATGGTGGCCGACACCATGGTCCCGGAGGCCTTCGAGCGCACTCACCTCCTCACCGGCCTCATCACCGCGCTGGGCTTCCTCGCGGCGTTCGCCGTCTCCCGCGCCTGAACAGGACCGACGGGACCTCAGAGCACCTCGACGCCCGCGGAGCGCATCTCGTCGACCGCGCGCTCGTCGTCGCCGTCGGCGAGCTGCACGAACCGCGTCAGCTCCAGCGGCACCTGCACCGCCAGTCCCCGCGCGGCGCCGTCGAGGGCGGTCGCCTTGACGCAGTAGTCACCCGCGAGCCCGACGACGACGACCCGCTGCACCCCTCGGGAGTCGAGCAGGTCTCCCAGCACGGTGGCCTCGCGGCGCCCGGAGGCGAGGTCGAGCTCGGAGAAGCCGGAGTAGCCGTCCTCCGCGCCGGTGCCCTTGCGGACCCGCGGCGCGCCGTCAGGCACCACCAGCGCCGGGTGCAGCTCCGCGCCGGGCGTGCCGGCCACGCAGTGCACCGGCCAGACGCCGCCGTCGGCGGCGAAGTGCGGGGTGTGCTCGGGGTGCCAGTCCTGCGTGAACACCACCGGAGAACCCGCCTCCACCGCGGCCTCCACCTCGGCGTTCACGAGCGGCACGACGTCCTCGCCGCCGCGCACGTAGAGCGACCCGGTCGGGTCGGCGAAGTCGACCTGGACGTCCACCACCACCAGGGCCGTGCTCGGCCCGTACGCGAAGCGCTCAGCTGCCACCCGTCAAGCCTGTCCCACCGCGTGAGGGAGCCGCCAGCGGGTAGGTGGGAGGACGTGACCGACCTCGCCACCCGCCCCGCCGTGCCCGTCGTCCCCGGAGGCGACCTGGTGCCGGACGTCCTGGACGCCGAGGCCCTCGCCGCCGTCGACCACTGGTGGCGCGCCGCCAACTACCTGTCCGTGGGGCAGATCTACCTCCAGGCCGACCCGCTCCAGCGCGAGCCGCTCGGCCCCGATCACGTCAAGGCGCGCCTGCTGGGCCACTGGGGCACCACCCCCGGCCTGAACTTCGTGTGGAGCCACGTCAACCGCGCCATCCGCGAGCGCGACACCGAGGCGCTGTTCGTGGCCGGCCCCGGGCACGGCGGCCCGGCGGTGGTGGCCAACGCCTGGCTGGAGGGTGCCTGGACCGAGGCCTACCCCGACGTCGACCAGACCGAGGAGGGGATGCGCCGGCTGTTCAAGCAGTTCTCCTTCCCCGGCGGCATCCCCAGCCACGCGGCGGCCGACGTTCCCGGCTCCCTGCACGAGGGCGGTGAGCTCGGCTACGCCCTCGTCCACGCCACCGGCGCGGTCTTCGACGACCCCGACCTCGTGGCGGTGTGCGTCATCGGGGACGGCGAGGCCGAGACCGGCCCGCTGGCGGCCTCCTGGCACGCGAACAAGTTCCTCGACGCGGCCCGCGACGGCGCGGTGCTGCCCGTGCTGCACCTCAACGGCTACAAGATCGCCAACCCCACCGTGCTGGCCCGCATGGCTGACGACGAGCTGGAGCAGTACCTGCGGGGCACCGGCTGGGACCCGCTGTGGGTCTCCGGACCCGGCGACGGCGAGGACGCCACGCCCGTCCACCAGCGCATGGCCTGGGCGCTCGACACCGCCCTGGACCGCATCGCCGAGAACCAGCGCGCAGCCCGCGAGCACGCGGCCGCCCACGACGGCGACCCCGGCGACCGCCCCCGCTGGCCCGTGCTCGTGCTGCGCACGCCGAAGGGGTGGACCGGCCCGCACGACGTCGACGGCCAGCCGGTCGCGGGCACGTGGCGCGCCCACCAGGTGCCGCTCAGCGAGGTCCGCTCCGACGAGGGGCACCGCGAGCAGCTGCGCGCGTGGCTGGAGAGCTACCGCGCCGAGGAGCTCTTCGACCCCGCAGGCGCCCCGACGGGGGCGGTGCTCGCCAACCGCCCCCGCGACGAGCGGCGCATGAGCGCGAACCCGCGCACGAACGGCGGCCTGGTGAAGAAGCCGCTGCGCCTGCCCGACTTCCGCTCCTACGGCGTGGACGTGCCGCGCCCGGGGGAGCAGATGCACAGCCCCACCACCGTCTTCGGCGACTGGCTGCGCGACGTCATGGCCGCCAACCCCGAGACGTTCCGCCTCTTCGGCCCCGACGAGGTGGCCAGCAACCGCCTGCAGGCCGTCTTCGACGTCACCGACCGCCAGCTCGCCGACGGCCCCCGGGACGGCGACAGCCACGTCCAGCGGAACGGCCGCGTCATGGAGGTGCTCTCCGAGCACCTGTGCCAGGGCTGGCTCGAGGGCTACCTGCTCACCGGTCGCCACGGCCTGTTCACCAGCTACGAGGCCTTCATCCACATCGTCGACTCGATGGTCAACCAGCACGCCAAGTGGCTCAAGACCACCCGCCAGCTGGCCTGGCGGCGCCCGCTGGCCTCGCTGAACTACCTGCTCAGCAGCCACGTGTGGCGCCAGGACCACAACGGCTTCTCCCACCAGGACCCGGGCTTCATCGACCACGTGGTCACCAAGAAGGCCGAGATCACGCGGGTGTACCTGCCGCCGGACGCCAACACGCTCCTGTCGACCATGGACCACGTGCTGCGCAGCGAGCACTACGTCAACGTCGTCGTCGCCGGCAAGCAGCAGGCCCTCGACTACCTCACCGTGGACGAGGCGGTCGCGCACTGCACCCGCGGGCTCGGGCGGTGGGCCTGGGCCTCCAGCGACGACGGCGTCGAGCCTGACGTCGTCATCGCCTGCGCCGGCGACATCCCCACCCAGGAGGCGCTCGCGGCGACCGCGATCCTCCGCCGGCGGCTGCCCGAGCTGCGGGTGCGCTTCGTCAACGTCGTGGACCTCATGCGGCTGCAGCCGTCCTCGGAGCACCCGCACGGGATGCCGGACCGCGAGTACGACGCGCTCTTCACCACCGACAGGCCCGTGCTGTTCGCCTTCCACGGCTACCCGACGCTCGTGCACCGGCTGACCTACCGCCGCACGGGTCACCACAACCTGCACGTGCGCGGGTTCGTCGAGGAGGGCACCACCACCACGCCCTTCGACATGGTGCACCGCAACGACCTCGACCGGTTCCGGCTCGTGATGGACGTCATCGACCGCGTGCCCGGGCTCGGCGTGCGGAACGCCGGGCTGCGGCAGGAGATGGCCGACGCGCGGCTGGCGGCCCGGGTGCACGCCTACGAGACCGGAGAGGACCCCGAGGACATCAGCGGTTTCCGCTGGGACCCGTCGCTCTGACCTATGGTGACGGGGTGGTTGCTCTGCGTGTCTGGGGTGTGCCCGGCGGCTGTGAGGTGCCTCCCACCTGCGACATACTCCCGGACCGGGAGGCGGGGAGCCCCGCAGCGGTCGACGGCAGGCAGGAGGCGCGCGTGCACGCGAGCAGCGACCCCAGCGCCTCGGCCGCCGCCCTCGCCGCGTCGGTCGGCGCTGACGACGCCCTCCTGCTCCGCCCGGGTCCTGACGGCCGCTGGGTGCACGTGGCCGGCCTCGGTCCCGGTGGCACCCCCTCGACCGCGTCGTCCTCGGCGGGCGCCGAGGACGACGACCTCCTCGCCCGCGCGGTCCGCAGCGGGGCGGTGGTGCGGGTGCTGGCCGTGGAGCCGGCGCACGTGGTCGCCGGCTACCGCGCCGCGACCGCGGCCCTGGTGGCCTGCCGCGACGACGCCGTGCTGGTGCTCGGCGCGTCCGGCCGCAGCGAGCGCCTCCTGGCCAGCTCCGACGGCGCCGTGCGCACCACCGCGCACCACCTCGTGACGGTCCTGGAGGCCGCTTCCCCGCTGTCCTCGTCCTCCGCCGCAGCGGCGGGCCTGGCGGTCACGGGCTCCGTCGAGGGCCCGGTGGTGGACGAGCTGCGCGCCCTGCACGCCGTCCAGGAGCTCACCGGCGCTCTGCGCCGCTCGCCCTCGGAGGCGGTGGAGCGGGTGGCGCACGTGCTGCTCGACGCGCTGGGCTGCCGGCTCGCGGCGGTCTGGCTCGACGGCGGCCCCGCCGCCGTGGTGCGCAGCGCCACCCCGCCGCCCGGGGGAGGCGAGGGCAGCAGCGCCCTCGAGCGCTCCGACGACGCCGCGGTGCTGGCGGCTGCCCGTGCCGCCGTCGCCGGCCCGGCGCCCGCCGCCGGCGGCGGGCCAGCTGGCGCCCCGCTGCGCCCGGAGGACGGCGCCGTGGCCGTCCTCGTGCTGCCGCTGGGCGGGGCCGAGCACCCCGGCGGACCCACGGGCGGGGTGCTCGCCGTGCGCGCCGGCGCCAGCGCCCAGCCCTTCAGCCCGCTGCGCCGCCGCATCGCCACCCAGCTCGTGCACACCGCCGGAACGGTGCTGGCGGTGGTGCTGGCCCGCCAGAAGGTGGAGCAGCAGCTGTCGGACACGCGCCTCCAGCTCGGCCGCGACGCGCTCACCGACGTCGGCAGCCGCCACCGCTGGGACTCCGAGCTGGCCGCGGCCCAGGGCCTGGTGGACGCCGGCGTGCCGGTGGCGGTCGCCCTGCTCGACCTCGACGACCTCAAGCGCGTCAACGACTCCCACGGCCACGCCGCCGGCGACGAGCTGCTGCGCACCTGCGGCGCCGCCCTGCGGGCCTGCCTGCGCGACAGCTCCGACGTGGTGGCCCGGGTCGGCGGCGACGAGTTCGCCGTGCTCGTGCCCCGCGTGGGCGACGTCGACGCGCTGGTGGCCCGCCTGCGCGCCGGGGTGGAGGCCGCCCGCACGGCTGACGGCATCCCGCTGCGCGTCTCCGTGGGCGCGGCGCGCGCCGAGCCGGGTCGGACGGTCGCCGAGGCGGTCACCGCGGCGGACGCGGCCATGTACGAGGACAAGCGCCGCCGCCGGGAGCAGCGCGCCCGCTCCGGAGAGCGCTCCGGCCGGTGAGGGCGCGGCTGCTGCTCGCCGCGGCCGTGGTGCTCCAGCTCGTGGTGCTCTACGCGCCCCGCGCGCCGTCCACCGACCAGGTGCCGCTGGTGGGCCCGGTGGTGGACAAGGCCGTGCACCTGGCCGTCTTCGCCCTGGTGGCGTGGACGGGCCGGCGGGCCGGCCTGCCGGTGCGCGTGCTCGTCGTCGTCCTGCTGGCGCACGCGGTGGTCTCCGAGCTGCTGCAGCACTGGGTGCTGCCGCACCGCAGCGGCGACCCGCTCGACGCGCTGGCCGACGCCGCTGGCGTCCTGGTGGGGCTGCTGCTCGCGGCGCGGCCGGGCACACGACGGGGCAGACTGGGCGCGTGACGCTCGGGAAGGGCGAGGAGAAGGCCGGTGCAGGGGTCGACGGGTGGTCGATGACCGGCCGCCTGCTCGTGGCCACGCCCGCCCTGACCGGCGAGGAGTTCCGCCGCAGCGTCGTCCTCCTGCTCGACCACACCGCTGACGGCGGCGCCTTCGGGGTGGTGGTCAACCGCCCGACAACCACGGCCGTCGACGCCGTCCTGCCGGACTGGCAGCCGTACACCACCGCCCCCGGCCAGCTCTTCCGCGGCGGGCCGGTGGGTCTCGACTCGGCGCTGGGCCTGGTCCGCGCCCCCGGCGACGACGCCGAGCCGCTCGGCGTGCGCCGCATCGTCGGGTCGGTCGGCGTGGTCGACCTGGACGCGCCCCCGGAGGTGGTCGCCCCCGGCGTGGCCGGTCTGCGGATCTTCGCCGGCTACGCCGGCTGGAGCGCCGGGCAGCTCGAGGAGGAGGTCGCCGAGGGCTCCTGGTACGTCCTCGACGGCGAGGCGGGGGACGCGTTCACCGCCGCCCCGCAGGACCTGTGGGCCGCGGTGCTGCGCCGGCAGGGCGGCAGGCTCGCCTGGGTGGCGTCCTACCCCTCGGACCCCGCTCTCAACTGAGGCTCATGCGCCGCCGTTGATGGAGGTGCTCTTCAGGGCGCCGCCCGCCACGTCGTACTTCTTGAGGATCCTGTCGTAGGTGCCGTCGGCGATGGCGTCCTGCAGCGCCCGCTGGAGGGCGTCGCGCAGCGCGGTGCGGTCCTTGGCGAAGCCGTACCCGTAGGGCTGGGGCTGCAGCTGGTCACCCAGCACCTTGATCTTCCCGCCGGAGTTCGCGGCCAGGTAGACGGCCGCGGGGAGGTCCTCCACGCCGAAGTCGGCCCGTCCTGCGAGCACCTCGTCGACGCTCTTGGTGTACGGCACGTCGACGAAGGTCACCGGAGGCTGGCCCGCCCGGGCGCACAGCTGCGACTGGGCGAGGATGATGTCGCCGTCGGTGGTCCCGCCGGTGCTGGCGCCCCGCCGCCCGCACCAGGAGGACGGCGAGGTGAGGTCCGGACCGTCGGAGGCGACGAGCACCTGGGCGCCGGCCACGAAGTAGTCGACGAAGTCGACGTCGGCCTGGCGGTCCGCCTTGTCGGTCATCGAGGAGCCGACCACGTCGATGGTGTGGGCGGCTGCGGCCGGGCGGAGGTCGGCGAAGGCCACGTCCTCGAACTCCGCCTTCAGCCCGAGCCGCTTCGCGAGGTCGGTGAGCAGCTCCGCGTTGACGCCCTCGAGCTGGCCGCCCTCGCGGTACTCCATGGGCGGGTAGGTGGCGTCGATGCCCACGGTCAGCACGCCGTCCTGGACGAGCTGCAGGTCAGCCGGCCTCGTGTTCGCCGGGGCCGCCCCAGCGGACCCGCCGCAGGCGGAGAGCGGCAGGACCGCGGTGACCGCGAGGACGACGGCGGTGAGGGCGCGCGGACGGTGGGTGCGGATCACGGGGTCCTCCTGGAGCGTCGGCGGGGTCGTGGCGGAGGGCTGGGCGGAGCGCTGGGAGGTCGGTGGCGTGCGCATCAGACGGTGAACTTCTTCAGCTCGGTCTCCAGGGAGGCCGCCGCCGAGGCGACCCGCTGGGCGGTGGCTGCGGCCGTCCCGGCGTCTCCGGTGGCGAGGTCCGCCTCGGAGGCCATGGCGGAGATGGTGCGGGTGACGTCGACGGAGCCGTTGGCGATCTCGTCGATGTTGCGGACCATCTCCCGGGTCGTGGCGGTCTGCTCCTCCACCGCGGAGGCGATGGTGGCCTGCAGCGCGCTGATCCTGTCCACCACGTCGCTGATCTGCGTGATCGCCGCGCTGGCGGCGGTGGCGTCCTGCTGGGCGGCCGCCACCTTGGCCACGATGCCCTCGGAGGTGCGCGCCGACTCGGTGGCGAGCTCCTTGACCTCGGTGGCCACCACGGCGAAGCCCTTGCCGTACTCCCCGGCGCGAGCGGCCTCGATGGTCGCGTTGAGGGCCAGCAGGTTGGTCTGCTCGGCGATCGAGGTGATGACGCGCACGATGTCGCCGATCTCCGCGGAGCTCTGCGCCAGGCCCGCCACGGTGCGGGTGGCGGCCTCGGCGGCGCGCACCGCGTCGGCGGCCACGGTGCTGGCCTCCTCCGTGGCGGCGGCGATCTGCTCGATGGCCCGCGACATCTCCCCGCTGGAGTCGGCGACGCTGCGGATGGTCACTGAGATCTCCTCGGAGGCCGCCGAGCCGGCGGCGGCCTGGGCGGCGGACGTGCCGGCCCGGGACTCCAGGGAGCCGGAGACCTGCGTGAGGTCTCGGGCGGAGGCGGCCATGTCGTCGCTGGCGCGCGCCACCTGCGACATGAGGCGGCTGAGGTGGTCGAGCGCCGTGTTGAGGGAGCTGACCATCTGGCCCACCTCGTCCTGGGCGCCCACGTCGCCCCGGCGGTCCAGGCGGCCGTCGGCGACCTCCCGGAGCAGGCCGACCGTGGCCTGCAGCCGGCGCCGCAGGGAGCGGCGCAGGGTGAGGGAGACGCCGGCGAGCACGGCGGCCGCCAGCAGCGCGGCGATCGCCGTCTGCCACAGGGCGGCCGACCGGGCGCCTGCTGCCTCGTCGAGGGCCGCCTGGCGCGCGGCCGAGGCGGCCTCGCGCAGGGCTGGGACGGCGCCGCTGACGGCGTCCGCCTGCGTGGTGAAGGCCGGCAGGGCCTTCCGGGCGGCCACCTGCTGCGGGTCGGTGACCTGGAGGTTGGCGAGGGAGACCACGCGCTGGGCCAGCGTGACCAGCTGCTCGGTCTGGGCGAGCAGCTGTGTGGTCTGCTGACGGGTGCTCCCGGTGGACGAGCCTTCGAGCTGGCGCAGGGCGTCGCGCAGCTGGGTGGCGTCGGCGCCCAGGGCGGCGATGGCCGCCGCACGCTGCTTGACGTCGTCGGTGACGAGGGGGACCACCACGTCGCCGCGCAGCTTGGCCTGACGGGCGTCCACGGTCTCGGCCAGCGCAGCGGCGCGGTCGGCGCGGACCAGCGCGGTCTGCGCGGTGCCCTGCCGGTCCAGGCCCTGCAGACCGATGAGGCCGACGACGACGACGCCCGCCACGCCGGTGGCGGCGAGCACGAGCAGGCGCGCGGAGATGCTGGTGGCGCGGCGTGCGGCCGGCACGGCGGTGGCCGGGGCAGCAGCGGGCGCGGGGCTCGACGTCACAGGCGTGTCCTCACGGGTCGTGCGGCGGCGCGGTCGGCTCCACGCTCCTCCCGGGGATCGGCACCCGCGGGGGGTCGCTTGAGGGGTCCGGGGCGCGGATGCCCACCACGTCCGGGACGTACGCTGGGGGCATGAGCGAGCCGCTGTCGGACCCCAGCGCCAGCCCCGCGACGGCGGACCCGCGGACCTCCTCCTCGGGCACCGCCCTGCTCGACCGCGAGCTGGTGGAGCAGCCCGTCGAGCCGGGCGACCACGAGCGCTACGCGCACTACGTCCGCAAGGAGAAGGTGCTCGAGTCCGCCCTCACCGGTGAGCCGGTGATCGCGCTCTGCGGCAAGGTCTGGGTGCCCGGACGGGACCCGAACAAGTTCCCGGTCTGCCCGATGTGCAAGGAGGTCATCGAGGGCATGCGCTCCCGCGAGGGCGGCTCCGGCGGCAAGGGCTCGGGCGAGGGCTCCGGCGCCGGGGAGTGATCCGCGGCGAGCTGCGGGTCGCGCTCGCCGGCATCGTCGCGCTCGTCACGCTGGTCGCCTTCGAGGCGATGGCGGTCAGCACGGCCATGCCCGTGGTCGCCGACGAGCTGGGCGGCCTGAGGCGCTACGGCCTGGCCTTCTCCCTCTTCCTCACCGCCAGCCTGCTCGGCACGGTGCTGGCCGGCGGCTGGGCCGACGCGCACGGACCGCGCACCCCCGTGGTGGGCGGCCTGCTGGCGTTCGCCGGAGGTCTCGTGCTGTGCGGCACCGCCCCCACCTTCACGGTGCTGCTGGTGGGCCGGGCCGTCTCGGGGCTCGGTGGCGGCCTGCTGGTGGTGTCGCTGTACGCCGTGGTCGGCGCGGTCTTCGAGGAGGCCGTGAGGCCCCGGGTCTTCGCCTGGATCAGCTCGGCCTGGGTGCTGCCCGCCGTCATCGGTCCGCTGGCCGCGGGCTGGCTGGCCACCGCCTGGAGCTGGCGGGCGGTGTTCCTGCTCGTCGCGCCGCTGGCCGTGGTGGTCGGAGCCGTGCTCCTGCCGCGCCTGTGGCACCTGGGCGCACCCGCGCCCGAGGCGGGCGCGCCGGAGCGTCCGGGACTGCTCAGCCAGCGCGCCCGGGCGGTGCGCGGCCTGGGCGTGGCCGCCGGCGCGGGCCTGGCGCAGGCCGGGGCCGCCGAGCTGGTGCCGCTGCGGGTGCTGCCGGTGGTGTCGGTGCTGGTGGGCGTCGTCGCCGTCCTGGTCGCCCTCCCCGCGCTGCTGCCCGGGGGCACGCTGCGGGCGGAGCGCGGGCTGCCCAGCGTCATCGCGGTGCGCGGCATCATGACCGCGGGCTTCTTCGGGGCGGAGTCGTACGTCCCTCTCATGCTCGTGCTGGAGCGCGGGCTGCCCGTGACGCTCGCCGGGCTGGCCCTCACCGGCGCGGCGATGGGCTGGACCCTCGGTTCCGCGCTGCAGGGCCGGCAGGGGCTGCGGATGGACAGGTCCCGGCTGATGGCGGTCGGCGGGCTGCTCGTCGCGTGCGCGGTGGGCCTGCTCGTGCTGCCGTCGCTGCACCTGCTGCCGGGCATGGCCGTGCTGGCCGTCTGGGCCGTGGGCGGGCTCGGCATGGGCCTGACCCTGTCGAGCACCAGCGTGCTCACCCTGTCGATGAGCCCGCCGGACCTGCGCGGCCGGCACAGCGCCGCGCTGCAGCTGTCCGACGCGCTCGGCGCGGTGGTGGGCATCGGGGTGGCCGGGGCGGTCTTCGCCGCCCGCCTGGGCTCCGCGCCCGACCTCCACGCCACGGCCGCGACCGGGGACCTGGCCGGCGCGAGCTCCGACGGCGGTGTGACGTTCGCCCTGGTCTTCGGCGGGCTGTCGCTGGTGGGACTGCTGGCTGCGGCCGTGGCGCTGCGGGTGCGCCCCGCGGGCGGCTGGGAGAACGGCCCCGGGACGGGCGCGCGAGCGGCTAGCGTGGCCGGGTCGTGAGCACCTCCCCGCTCCAGCGAGCACGTCTGACCGCCTCCGCGCACCTGGCCGCGGAGGCCCCGGGCGACCCCGGCGCGGTGGTCGGGCCGGTGGAGTCCCACGGCGGCCGGCCGCTGCGCGCCTGGCAGTCGGAGGCGCTGGGCCGCTACGAGGCCGAGAAGCCGACCGACTACCTCGTCACGGCGACGCCCGGCGCCGGCAAGACGACGTTCGCCCTGACGCTGGCGGCCCGCCTGCTCGCCCGGCGCGAGGTGGCGCGCGTCGTCGTCGTCGCCCCCACCGACCACCTGCGCACGCAGTGGGCCGAGGCGGCCCACGCCGCGGGGATCGTGCTGGACCCCACGCTCACCAACGCCGTCGGGCCCGTGCGGGCGGGCACCAGGGGCTACGTCACCACGTACGCGCAGGTGGCGGGCAAGCCCGCCCTGCACGCCGCCCGGTGCACGGCCGCCAAGACGCTCGTCATCCTCGACGAGGTCCACCACGCCGGTGACGGCCTGAGCTGGGGCGAAGCCGCCGAGGAGGCCTTCGACAGGGCCGCCCGCCGCCTGTGCCTCACGGGGACGCCGTTCCGCACCAAGCCGGGGGAGCGGATCCCCTTCGTCAGGTACGCGGAGGTGCCCGACGGAGAGCCGGGAGAGCTCCGGTCGTCGGCGGACTACACCTACGGCTACCGCGAGGCCCTGCGCGACGGCGTGGTCCGCCCGGTGGTCTTCGCCGCGTACACGGGCACGGCTCGCTGGCGCAACAGCGCCGGCGAGGTGGTCGCGGCGTCGCTGTCCGAGCCGAGCACGAAGAGCGTCGAGGCCAACGCCTGGAAGACCGTGCTGGACCCCAAGGGCCAGTGGGTGCCGCACGTCATCGCCGCCGTCGACGAGCGCATCACGCACCTGCGCGCCCACGGCATGCCCGACGCCGCCGGCCTGGTGCTGGCCAGCGACCAGGACGACGCGCGCGCCTACGCCGCCATCGTCAAGAAGGTCACCGGCCAAAAGCCCGAGCTGATCCTCTCGGACGACCCGAAGGCCTCGCAGAAGATCGAGAAGTTCGGCGCGGGCACCACGCGCATCGCGGTCTGCGTGCGCATGGTCTCGGAGGGCGTCGACGTGCCGCGCGCCGCCGTGCTCGCCTGGATGACGAGCTACCGGACGCCGCTGTTCTTCGCGCAGGCGGTCGGCCGCGTGGTCCGCAGCCGCGGTCCGCACGAAGCCGCCACGGTCTTCCTGCCCGCCGTGCGACCGCTGCTCACGCTGGCCGCCTCCATGGAGGAGGAGCGCAACCACGTCATCCCGCCGCCCGCGGAGCCCAGCGAGGACCTCGACCCGCTGCCGCGGCCCGAGCGCGCCGCGGCGGAGACCCGCGAGTGGCGCGCGCTCGACGCCGACGCCCAGTTCGCGCACGTCCTGCACGGCGGCCGCGCGGTGCTGGCCGGTGCCGCGCCGGCGCTGACCGAGGAGGACGGCGAGCACCTCGGCCTGCTCGCGGGCATGCTCACCCCGGAGCAGACCGCCGCCCTGCTGTCCCAGCGCGACGACGAGCACCGCCGCGCCGCGGCCGCTGCCGCCGTGCAGGACGACCTCTTCGGCGGACTGGGCGACGACGACGGCGGCCTCGGCGGCCGCGGTGCTGCCGGAGGCGAGACGGGGCGCTTCGAGCCCGATGAGGGGCAGGCCGGCTGGCGCGCGGCCGCGGAGCTGCGCCGCGAGGTGAACCAGCTGGTGGCGCGGGTGGCGTCGCGGTCCGGCGAACCGCACGCCCGGGTGCACGTGGCGCTGCGCAAGGCGGTGCCGGGGCCGGCGTCGGCGTCGGCGTCGGTGGAGGTGCTGGAGAAGCGCCGCGACTTCCTGCTCGCCCAGCTGTGACGCCGGTCGAGGAAAGTACTTGCCAGTGTGGAAAGTAGTTGCCACACTCGTGGCATGAGCGAGCACGCCCCCCTCACCGCTGACCAGGCCCGCGCCGCCCTTGCGGGCGCCGACACCGCGCGCCGCGGCCTCACCGCCCGGGGACGCTGGCTCGCCGGGTACTTCGGCGCCTTCGCGGTCGGCAGCGTCGTCGTCGTCCTCCTCATCGGGCTCGGCGGGGACACCGGGACGACGCTGGCGATGATCGGCTGGGTGCTCCTCGTGTCCCTCGGCGTCGGGTACGCCGCCACCCGCCCGGTGCGGCTGCGCCGCGAGGGACGGCTGCACGCCCTGGCCTGGCTCTCCTGGGGCGTCGTCTACGCCGTCGCCCTGCTGGGGGGTCACCCCCGGCACGGCGAGCTGGCCTACTGGCTGCCCGCAGCCCTGGTCACCGCGGTGCCGCTGCTGGCCACGGCGGTGCTCGCCCTGCGGTGGTCGCGCCGATGACGAGCGCGAGCAGCACGAGCAGCGCAGGAGCGCACCCCCGCCACCAGCTCGACGACGTCATCCACTCGCCCGTGCGCCTGTCGGTGGTCTCCGCCCTCTCCGGTGTCGACCGCGCGGAGTTCGGCGAGGTCCGCGACGCGGTGGAGGTCTCCGACTCGGTGCTGTCCAAGCAGGTCGCGGCCCTGGAGGCCGCGGGCTACGTCGAGGTGACCAAGGGGCGGGTCGGGCGGCGCCCCCGCACGTGGCTGGCGCTGACGGAGGACGGCCGAGCGGCGCTGAGGGCCCAC comes from the Quadrisphaera setariae genome and includes:
- a CDS encoding isochorismatase family protein codes for the protein MAAERFAYGPSTALVVVDVQVDFADPTGSLYVRGGEDVVPLVNAEVEAAVEAGSPVVFTQDWHPEHTPHFAADGGVWPVHCVAGTPGAELHPALVVPDGAPRVRKGTGAEDGYSGFSELDLASGRREATVLGDLLDSRGVQRVVVVGLAGDYCVKATALDGAARGLAVQVPLELTRFVQLADGDDERAVDEMRSAGVEVL
- a CDS encoding ZIP family metal transporter is translated as MPVWLEAGAWGLVGGLALVLGAAVAWFVRVPRWAVASVMAFGAGVLISALAFELVDEAERSGGLTATVVGFLAGAVVYVAANAVLARLGARHRKRSGDQQPSEDDDSGSGAAIAVGALLDGVPESVVLGLSLLSGAGVGVGVLAAVFISNVPEGLSSAAGMRRAGRSARYVFGVWVGIALASGLAAMLGALLLDGASDQLVAVITAVAAGAILAMVADTMVPEAFERTHLLTGLITALGFLAAFAVSRA
- a CDS encoding ABC transporter substrate-binding protein; the protein is MIRTHRPRALTAVVLAVTAVLPLSACGGSAGAAPANTRPADLQLVQDGVLTVGIDATYPPMEYREGGQLEGVNAELLTDLAKRLGLKAEFEDVAFADLRPAAAAHTIDVVGSSMTDKADRQADVDFVDYFVAGAQVLVASDGPDLTSPSSWCGRRGASTGGTTDGDIILAQSQLCARAGQPPVTFVDVPYTKSVDEVLAGRADFGVEDLPAAVYLAANSGGKIKVLGDQLQPQPYGYGFAKDRTALRDALQRALQDAIADGTYDRILKKYDVAGGALKSTSINGGA
- a CDS encoding YqgE/AlgH family protein — encoded protein: MTGRLLVATPALTGEEFRRSVVLLLDHTADGGAFGVVVNRPTTTAVDAVLPDWQPYTTAPGQLFRGGPVGLDSALGLVRAPGDDAEPLGVRRIVGSVGVVDLDAPPEVVAPGVAGLRIFAGYAGWSAGQLEEEVAEGSWYVLDGEAGDAFTAAPQDLWAAVLRRQGGRLAWVASYPSDPALN
- a CDS encoding phosphoketolase family protein, with the translated sequence MPDVLDAEALAAVDHWWRAANYLSVGQIYLQADPLQREPLGPDHVKARLLGHWGTTPGLNFVWSHVNRAIRERDTEALFVAGPGHGGPAVVANAWLEGAWTEAYPDVDQTEEGMRRLFKQFSFPGGIPSHAAADVPGSLHEGGELGYALVHATGAVFDDPDLVAVCVIGDGEAETGPLAASWHANKFLDAARDGAVLPVLHLNGYKIANPTVLARMADDELEQYLRGTGWDPLWVSGPGDGEDATPVHQRMAWALDTALDRIAENQRAAREHAAAHDGDPGDRPRWPVLVLRTPKGWTGPHDVDGQPVAGTWRAHQVPLSEVRSDEGHREQLRAWLESYRAEELFDPAGAPTGAVLANRPRDERRMSANPRTNGGLVKKPLRLPDFRSYGVDVPRPGEQMHSPTTVFGDWLRDVMAANPETFRLFGPDEVASNRLQAVFDVTDRQLADGPRDGDSHVQRNGRVMEVLSEHLCQGWLEGYLLTGRHGLFTSYEAFIHIVDSMVNQHAKWLKTTRQLAWRRPLASLNYLLSSHVWRQDHNGFSHQDPGFIDHVVTKKAEITRVYLPPDANTLLSTMDHVLRSEHYVNVVVAGKQQALDYLTVDEAVAHCTRGLGRWAWASSDDGVEPDVVIACAGDIPTQEALAATAILRRRLPELRVRFVNVVDLMRLQPSSEHPHGMPDREYDALFTTDRPVLFAFHGYPTLVHRLTYRRTGHHNLHVRGFVEEGTTTTPFDMVHRNDLDRFRLVMDVIDRVPGLGVRNAGLRQEMADARLAARVHAYETGEDPEDISGFRWDPSL
- a CDS encoding GGDEF domain-containing protein, which encodes MHASSDPSASAAALAASVGADDALLLRPGPDGRWVHVAGLGPGGTPSTASSSAGAEDDDLLARAVRSGAVVRVLAVEPAHVVAGYRAATAALVACRDDAVLVLGASGRSERLLASSDGAVRTTAHHLVTVLEAASPLSSSSAAAAGLAVTGSVEGPVVDELRALHAVQELTGALRRSPSEAVERVAHVLLDALGCRLAAVWLDGGPAAVVRSATPPPGGGEGSSALERSDDAAVLAAARAAVAGPAPAAGGGPAGAPLRPEDGAVAVLVLPLGGAEHPGGPTGGVLAVRAGASAQPFSPLRRRIATQLVHTAGTVLAVVLARQKVEQQLSDTRLQLGRDALTDVGSRHRWDSELAAAQGLVDAGVPVAVALLDLDDLKRVNDSHGHAAGDELLRTCGAALRACLRDSSDVVARVGGDEFAVLVPRVGDVDALVARLRAGVEAARTADGIPLRVSVGAARAEPGRTVAEAVTAADAAMYEDKRRRREQRARSGERSGR